A window of Canis lupus baileyi chromosome 3, mCanLup2.hap1, whole genome shotgun sequence genomic DNA:
TGGAGGGAAAGCATGTGAACACTCCTCTCCCCTCACAGGCATATCCAGGACCCTGCCAGCCAGCGGTTGACGTGGAACAAGTCCCCAAAGAGTGTTCTCGTCATCAAGAAGATGCGGGATGCTAGCCTGCTGCAGCCCTTCAAGGAGCTCTGCACGTACCTGATGGAGGCGAGTGAGCCAGGTTGGGGGGTGGCAACCCCAGGActcccccccagcaccccctctGCATCTGTGTCCACTGGATTCCACCCTGTAGCTTGGGAGGCTCCATGTTCTGGGTCATGTGGCAGGGGTGGGCACAGAGCAGGCCAAGTCAAGAAGCCCATTTCAGGCAAGTGACTTCCATAACTGAGGGTcacagagcctccagaaggaaagaaatctgtGCGTGAGCAGGTTGAAAGCAGTCTGCTGGCCAGGACTAAGGACTCACTTCCCCCCTCGTCATAAAACACTGTGGCTTAAAAGGAGGCTTCATGGAAGACCAGTGTGATCTGAACTGGGTCTTGTTGGTGGAGCTGATGTGCTTGTCTCCCTTCCAGGAGAACAACATGATTGTTTATGTGGAGAAGAAGGTTCTAGAAGACCCTGCCATGGTGAGCGATGACAACTTTGGAGCAGTGAAGAAAAAGTTCTGCACCTTCAGAGAAGGTGAGTCTGTCCTTGGCTCTGTGGCTTGCTGGCACCACACCCCTGGAGTTGGCAGAAGCTTCTAGCATTCCTGCCCCTCGTGGGCAGAGTACCCTGTGGCATTGAGGGTTGCCGAGACACCTTTTCTTGTGTTGTTCTATTTTCTAGATTATGATGACATTTCCAATCAGATCGATTTCATCATATGCCTGGGAGGGGATGGGACCCTGCTTTATGCCTCATCACTGTTCCAGGTGAGGTTGGCTGCTGGTTCTGTGCTCCTGGCCTCAGCATTGCATGAGGAGATACTTTCCCAGTGAGGTTTTCCATCCCTTCTGGTACCTTGTGGCTTTATGCCTCAGGGATGCcaagttttatggtttcttaTTCTGGTACGgaccaaactgttttttttttttttttaatttttatttatttatgatagtcacagagagagagagaggcagagacacaggcagagggagaagcaggctccatgcaccgggtgcccgatgtgggattcgatcccgggtctccaggatcgcgccctgggccaaaggcaggcgccaaaccgctgcgccacccagggatcccccaaactgtTTTTAAGTGTGGTTATTTGGCAATAGAACTGTTTTGCAAATAATACCAAATGATgcatctgctctctctctctgggtctccttcCTCACTGGGAGTGCTCCTGGCAGGAGAGTACAAGTATGGCATGCAAGCCTGGACTGGGCAGCAGGAGTGGCTGGGAGGAAGGGGGGCAGTGGCAGAGAAACTGTCCTGGGGGCTGCTGCAGATCTGTGGGCACCTCCTGGCTGAGGCGACGGCCCACAGCAGAGGAAGGCTGCAACTGCAGGCTAAGCCTCCAGGGTAGGAGGGTGGGAGTCTGCGTAGGACCTCACTCAAGTTGCCCAAAGCCTGCCTTCACTCTCTGCTAGACGGGGCCCTTGGAGGGTCCCAGCTGAGGTGTGTTGGAAGGTGAAGTGGGAGGCTCTGGCGTGGAGGCTTGACCAGCTCTCTCCTGTCCTCTGTGGCCAGCAGGCTGGTCAGTTCATTGCTTTGGTTTCTCATCGGCTCTGCATGCCACCATTCCTGGCCTCCCCAACTACTCGCTGACCTTCCGTGCAGTCACTTAGAATCAGCACCAACCATGCACTCATGTGCCTGTCCCTTCCCAGAGACAGTTGGGGACTGGGTCCATCCGTGTTGGGGACAAGTCATGTGGCTTTTGAGTAGATTAGCTAGCTGACAGACCTGCTCATTGGCTCACAGGGCAGCGTACCTCCGGTCATGGCATTCCACCTGGGTTCCCTGGGCTTCCTAACCCCCTTCAACTTCGAGAATTTTCAGTCCCAAGTTACTCAGGTGATACAAGGTAAGTCAGAATGTTCTGGAAGTCACAAGGAGTTCTGAACATgggattgtcttttcatttggtttttgggtttttaaataatGTGTAGAGCAACATTTAAGCATTTCGAGattgagatttaaaatttttgaatgggTCAAACCTTTTTTCCTAACATTGAGAAGTTTGAGGAGGTTACATGCTGAAGCTGCTGTGGGTGCTGACTAGTGGTGGGAACTGATTTTCACAGAAGTCACAGAGGTGCTGCCCTCGGTTTGGGAAAAGAAAGTGGGTGGTCTCTGGTCAAGCAGAGGTGTCTTTGTTTCCTGTGGGGTGCCACACCCCCTttcctcctggcccccagggaaTGCAGCTGTTGTTCTTCGGAGCCGGCTGAAGGTCCGGGTCGTGAAGGAACTCAGAGGGAAGAAGATGACGATGCCCAACGGGATCAGCGAGAATGGAGTACTGGCTGCAGACCTGGACACGGAGGTTGGGAAGCAGGTCATGCAGTATCAGGTCTGTGGACACGTGCTCTGTCCGGGCTCCGGCCTTGTCCTGCGTGTCGTGTGGCCTCAGGGAGAGAGACACAAGGTGGGGGGACTCTGGGCTGGACCCAGTGGGACCGCCCTCAGGACCTTCCAGAGAGCCCAGGAACAGTACAGGTGCCTGTGGGGCAGACCACCCAGGCTGGCCCCTCCCAGTGTGCAGTCACTTTGTCCTCCCCCAGGTCCTGAACGAGGTTGTCATCGATAGAGGTCCCTCCTCGTACCTGTCCAACGTAGATGTCTACCTAGACGGGCACCTCATCACCACAGTGCAGGGTGACGGTAGGTGGGCGCCTGGGGTCCCACAGGGTGGGGTTGGCGCAGGAACCCACAGAGACTGACCCTGTAGCCTGTCCACCAGGCGTGATCGTCTCCACCCCAACGGGCAGCACAGCGTATGCGGCCGCCGCCGGGGCCTCCATGATCCACCCCAACGTGCCAGCCATCATGATCACGCCCATCTGCCCCCACTCGCTGTCATTCCGACCTATTGTGGTCCCTGCAGGGGTCGAGCTGAAGGTCAGAGTCCACCCTCTATCCTTTCTGGTTTAATCTGTTGCCTGGAGCCTGCCATGCTGACCACCCTCCTTGCCCCCAACTGTGACCCCAACACCCACTGGGTTGTGGGCCCTACCTTGCTGGGTGCTGCAAAGGGCTTCACTCTCGTCCTTATTTGTCTTGTCAGTGGGGGCAGTGCTGAGAGCCAGGCCAGCCGCTCCAACAGGGCTGTGGGCCCTTGGGAGCTGGGGATACTTCCCGCTGGGTAGGGGCAGGGTGAGAGGCACCCTGTGAGGAGTGGTGCTTTGGTCCTGGCATGTGGCTGGTGTCCACTGTTGATCCTCCATCTCCGTTCTTGGCTGGCATGTCCCTGCTCTGAGCCCTGGTAGGTGGGGCCACAAAGAGAGAGCACTGGAGGCAGACTCCTGGCTGGTGTCCTTGGCTCTGGGTAGATGGTTGGTGACTGGGCTTGATGACTGCCTGTCCTGTTTCCCAGGGTTGGTGTCAAGTGAGACATAAGTGAGGGCCTTCATGGCCTAGAACTGGCCTTGGTGAAGAGTGGGCTATAAGGATACCTTCAAGGGTTCTCCTGGGCAGTGCTCCACTCCCTGGGGCAGGGGTCTAAGGTTTTCAGCTGCATTCATGAGCCCGAACCTGTCCTGTTTGACTCCTTCAGATCATGCTTTCACCGGAAGCAAGGAACACCGCATGGGTGTCCTTCGATGGACGGAAAAGACAGGAAATCCGCCATGGAGACAGGTGTGTGAGCCTTGGGGCTGGAGTAGGGGCAGGCCCTGCCTGCTGCCTTCATGCCCTGTTGAGGTTGGCTTGTGGGGGTCCCGCAGACAGAACTCTATTACTGACCACCGTGGGACTCCATCCTCTTGGGCAGCTGGTCACCCACGCAGGAGGCAACATGTGACCCATGTTGTGCTGCGCTGAGGGTGACAGGTTCATGGCCTCTCACTCTGTCCCACCCTCCTGCCCTGGTGCCGCTGTGGCTACTCCTGTCCACTCGGTCCCAGGAGGTACTCCCCCTGAGCCCCCTGTCCTTAGGGTGAGGCAGGCCCCAGGCTCTGCAGCAAGTGGCATGAGCAGAGCACAGATGGTGCCCAGCTAGGCTGGGCATGGCCCCTGGGGAAGGGTCTTGGCCTGGTGCTGTGAGCTTACCTGTGCTGTATCTCTCCCCTGcctcagcatcagcatcactacCTCTTGCTACCCGCTTCCTTCCATCTGCGTCCGAGACCCTGTGAGCGACTGGTTTGAGAGCCTTGCACAGTGTCTGCACTGGAACGTGCGGAAGAAACAGGCGCATTtcacggaggaggaggaggaggaggaggaaggggaggagggggagggggagggctaGGTCTGAGCTCCTGCTGTCCACACTCGGGACCCCAGAGTCCCGAAGCTGCTCCCCTGCCTGGTTCCCACTCACCTTCCGCCTTCTGGGAACAGGCTGACCTGAGCACATGCGCTGTGAGCCCGAGCAGGCATCAGAAGTCACAGCACTTTGTAGCCAGGGGAAGAGCCGGAATCTGCCTTTTGTCAACCAGATCagctgtttttaacattttaaatcttgacttcttttttgcatttctaaataAGAAAAGTGATGTTGGGGGGCACCTGTGCTGTGGCTCAGGGCCTGGCCGCAGGTTGGGGATGCCAGAGCTGGGTGTGCTCTGTGTAATTCTTTGTCAGGAAACCTGTGCTTCAATCAGTATGTTGAAATTCATAGGGGATCAGAATGGATTGATCCGTCTTTCCGTGTTGAAAATAAATGTCTTGTAGCCAAAAACCTATAGCTACCACGATTTTCCCCTTAAATCCTGCACCTTTTCCCTTAAAAGGACTTAGAGGGGACACTTCTGCAGAGACAGTTTGGTATTTGATTGGCTGATGAATGTAGGGgtcccctctctctcctgctcagcATCTGTACCTCATCTGGGCATACCTTCCTGCCTTGGTCACAaggctctcccctcccccgctgCTGTGGTGTGACAGGTGCCGGCAGAGCTCCATGCTGTCGCCCCCTGCAAGCCCAGCGTGACCTGGTAGGAGGTCAGACCCATGCACATTCCTCGTGAAGCAGGGGCAGCCCCCTCTGTACCCTGAAAGGTATTTTAAATCCTGTGTATACTTTGTAgacattattttaagttttctgaaCTGCTTATGTACAGATTTTATTGTACACACTTTGAAGATTTCAGAGGGGATGGGATTTGGACTGTTGTGAAATGGAGCCTTGTTCCGATGTTTACACGTGTTCTGTTTGGTGCCGTGAGCTGGGACCACTCTGTTCAGCATGCTCACTGTGGGGGTGATGGTCCATGGAGAGACAGGGCGCTTCTCGGTTAGTAAGCCGTGGTACTTTGTGACTACAACTAGAAGATGGGGACGCATTGGTTAGTGAGGAAAGAGGTGGTGGGGACGTTCTGTGTCCATTCTGCTCTTGCTTCTCCCCATTGGCCTGGGCTTGCGAGGAAACTCCCATCATTCCAGCGGTCACTCCTTTGCCAGCTGGCCACCCAGACCATAGGCGTGTGTGTTTGCCACCTGGGACCAGAGCCAGAGTGGTCTGGTGGGAGCTGTGGCTCAGTGCACATGGCTTTGGCCCCCGGTTGCTGTTTGTTGCCTGACAGACATCCTACACTTGGGCATCTGTTTCTGAGTAACTGATTTCTCTTTGAGGTGCATTTTTAATCTATTGAATTGGCAAGAACACAAGGGACAGAAGCTGCCCTTTCTTGGACTCTTCTGGAGTAAGAGGGATGGGCCTGTGCTTTGCCCTCGTGGAGGGTCACATGCCTCATTCTTGGGCTGATAGAAGGGCTCTGGAGCACGTGTGCAGCCACGCTGAGCCAGGGGCCTCCACAGAGCAGGCTCTGCAGCCTGAGCACCATCTCCTGTGTCTGCTTTAGTGCCTGTGGCTCTCAGTGTGGTGCTTGGCCAACGGCCCTtatcacccacccacccacaggcACCTGGCAAGGTCAGAGGCTCACTGCTCAGACTCCCTTGGGCTGAGAGGGGGCTGAACCAAACCTCCCAGCTTTAGGTCCCAAAGACAGTGTCATTCAGAATTTGAGTCACTGGtttagacagaaaaaaaaaaaaaaaaaaaaaaagcaagtgctaACCAAGTCTGAAAGCAGCATGATTTGGAAGAAAACTTTGGATTTTTTGAAGTAAATTCTTAATGTTTCATATTGTTAATATCTTGAAAATTTGTTAGATGTTGTTGGAAGCCTTATTACTATTTTCAGATCCTTTCAATAAACAGACTTGTTTAAAAAGTTGGATTGGGTAGCAACTTTATTTGGTGTTTTATAACCAACACATTGATGCTCAGGGAGGTGGGCCAGGGCTTCTGGAGTCTGTGGACACACTGAGCACCATCGGCATGCACGTGGGAGAGAGGGTCCCACCCAGGCAGGCTCCACATTACATCCcatcccaggtgccccatcagccTTGCTATTGGCATCGGTGGGCCTAGAGCTCAGAAGCTGTCCTGCCCAAAAGAGGTGCGGAACTGTTTGTCACCACCTATCCTGCAGGGTAAAGCAGAGGCTTGGGCGGTTTCAGGCTTGAGCCTACAGAAAGGACCCGCTCTTGGGGAAATCAGAGCGCTGGGCCAAGGGGGCCCCCAGAGGCTTCAAAGTCCTCACCACAGCTCAATCCAGGCCTGTTGGAGTGAGGGGGCATGGGCCAGGCCCTAGAGCACACtcacctctctcctctgctcccttctTCTATTCTACACGTCTTGACCAGTTCTTGGTGAATGTGGGGCAAGGCTTTTCTAGGAGCTGAAGTGAGCCCTGCAGACATGCATGAGGACATGGACAGCCCTGTGTGCTGGGACGCTGGGTGCCCCCAGCGATTTACAGAGGCCTGAAGCCCAGTATGGGGGGATGGCAGGTGAACTCACCCCCAGGTTCCCTATCCTTCATTCCAGACCTGTCCCATTGCATCAGCCTCCTGGGGCCATGTGTGGCCTTGGTCTGCCCTGCCCCAGGAACCCTTGCTCTCCTGGCACATGTGTGGGAGCACATTATCTTACTGGTCAGGTGTCTCAGTGGCCAAGAGGCATCTGCTGCCCCTGGGCTGGCCTGCTGGGAAACACAGGCACCTGTGGTCAGTTTGTACAGCTGTCATGGGCAGCAGGGCCAAGCATCAAAACTCAACCCTGGCATCCAGAGCTTCTAAGGCCCAGAGGTTCTCAAGATCCAAGCCGTTAGTGTGTGTGGACCCAGCCTAGGCCTTGTCCCTTTTGGTGGCAGAGGGCCCACTTTGAGGGCAAAGGCCAGAGGGGCTGGCTCAGTGGTGGGTACTGGCTTTGCCCATAAGGCCACACATCTCAGTAATGCCTATTGACCTGTGAGCCTTGGACTTTCCTACctcagggaaaggaggagggtaGGACACAGAGGCCACAGGCCAGAGGCCCTAGGACATCTCCCAACTGGGCTCTGGGCCTTTCtgtgggctcagggctcaggctgTCCAATCTTCTAGTCTTCAGTCCTTTGCTGGCTAGGTTgagcagcacagagccagaccCCAACCCAGGCCTCTGCCAAGTGCCCCACTTGGCTGGCCTCCCTTCTCAAGCCAGGCCACAGTCCACATCACAGCAGCGCTCTCCCAAAGAGGTGTGGCTCCCCTCCTGCCCAGCGGTTACCCCACCTGGAAGCCATTAGGTCCAGGAACCAGCTAGTCTGGGTGCAGGTGAGGGATAAAAGAACAGTTGGAGGAACACAGAGAGGATGGGTGGGATGGATAGGATggatgggggaggaggcaggaactGCATAGGGACTACGTGGAGATCAGTCACTTCTGGCACGTTCTCCTTCAGAAAGATccaggccagggcagccctggtggcccagcagtttagtgctgccttcggcccagggcgtgatcctggagacccgggatcgagtcccatgtcgggctccctgcatggaacctgcttctccctctgcctgtgtctctgcctccctctcttcactctctgtgtctgtcatgaataaatgggcaaattcttaaaaaaaaaaaaaaaaaaaaaaagatccaggcCAAAGCTTGGGTGGTTTTCAGAATTATATAAACACTGAGGAtttggtgggaggaggaagaggtgaggaggtggggttggggttggggatggggtggggcagggttTGTCTGAGCCGCCTACAGACCCGCTGGCCAGGACCCCTCCTGCAGGTGGCCTGGATCAGCGGTGGCCCTCCTATGGAGGCCTCCAGGCAAAGCTGGCCTTTGTCCCCAGCAGCACAGAGGACAAAGGCTGGACTTGATCTCAGCCCATGGCTTCCTGGGAGCACAGTGAGGCCTTGCAATAGCCCTTTGTTCACCAGCACTGTTCCTCAGACACAGGCCTGAGATAGCAAATGAGCTGCTCCCTAACCCTGTGGTCTTGCTTCCATGACCTTTAATCCCATGGTACCCAGAGGCTGAATCCCAGGGACAGAGGATGCAGTGCCCTCACTAGGGTCAGGCCAAGGGTCATGTTGAAAGGTGTTGAGTAGGGACATCCAAAGGGTTCCCAGGAAGGGCTTGCATCCCTACTTTGGAGACAGGAGCTGTTTTTCCAAACCAGCTGCTCATTGCTCCCTGACAACCTTGGCAGTGGGCCTGGTGGCACAAGACAGGCGGCCTCATCCTTCCTCCCACCCAATGGAATGTGACCCAGACCCCATTTTCTTGGCTTCTGGGCCTCCCGGGCCCCTGTCCAGATATTCCTGTTCTCCTCACTGTCCCCTGGAAAGTGGTGCTCCTCTGGGCCTGCAGATTTCATCAGCATACCCAGGTGGGGCCATCAGACCAGGGCCATACACAGATGATTCCTGTTAAGAGGTGGTGAGGGCCTGGAGGCAAGAGGAGGTACACGCAGAACAGCCCAGCCATCTGGAAGGGGCCCATGAAAGTGGTAGAGCAGAACTTGCCATGGATGCTTTCCTTCCTGCTTTCTGGAAAATCACCCTTCAGACATCTTCCAAACCCTAAAGTAGATAGTTGTCAGAAGGGGGCCCTAAAGGTCAGAAGCCCCCTGTGTCATGGAAGGAAGCAAGGGTTGGACAGGGGGCCTAATGCCCTGATGCCCCAGCTAGAGCTTCACAGGCAGGATTCAGGGGAGCCTCAAACTCAGTCTCTTTGTTGGTCAGGTCTCCTCCTTCAAGGACTGCATCCTAACCGATTCATGTCTACAATGGGGTCTACACTGGAATCTTGGGTGTGCAAATCAGAAGCATTATTTAAATTACCCCATTTGAAACTGAGCAGAGTATGGAAAATCCTGACCAGTCTATATTCTTTCCTCCAAAATTCTGCTTCCTGGAATCCAGTCAAAGGAAGAAGTTGGAACTCTAACACATACAGATAAAAAGACATGGATCCACTTGTGTGGCACCCATTATGAATGAAACTCAGACACGGCCCAGTGGTGATATTACTCACACCACCTTAATAGACAGCAATGTTTCAtttgaatatttagaaataattgttGACACAACAGAGAAAGGGACAAGACACCAATTCTGGAATGTGTGGGTGGAACAAAGGCTTCCTCAGGCAGTGGCTGGAGGCCAACTGGAAGcccagaagagagggaaaggtCCTAGGCTCACATGATACCATTTCAAAACTGTGTCCCCAGATGAAACCTAAGAAAGATTTTGCTGTAAGAATGttgaatttttatgaatttgcttttgaaattatcTGGTTATAAACAACTCACTCTCAAAACTCAAGACCACAGGGCAGTCATAAAGTATCTCAGGGTTTtgtgcaaagaagaaaaaacttttttaaaaaaaatattttatttatttattcatgatag
This region includes:
- the NADK gene encoding NAD kinase isoform X1, with amino-acid sequence MSCLLPTCVSSLWTQGRETPPEKTDHSRHQCFSDRSPHLPTMEMEQEKVNMSKALSADSGSYRCSACHGDEDWGSKHPIRGRAKSRSLSASPALASAKEFRRTRSLHGPCPVTTFGPKACVLQNPQTIMHIQDPASQRLTWNKSPKSVLVIKKMRDASLLQPFKELCTYLMEENNMIVYVEKKVLEDPAMVSDDNFGAVKKKFCTFREDYDDISNQIDFIICLGGDGTLLYASSLFQGSVPPVMAFHLGSLGFLTPFNFENFQSQVTQVIQGNAAVVLRSRLKVRVVKELRGKKMTMPNGISENGVLAADLDTEVGKQVMQYQVLNEVVIDRGPSSYLSNVDVYLDGHLITTVQGDGVIVSTPTGSTAYAAAAGASMIHPNVPAIMITPICPHSLSFRPIVVPAGVELKIMLSPEARNTAWVSFDGRKRQEIRHGDSISITTSCYPLPSICVRDPVSDWFESLAQCLHWNVRKKQAHFTEEEEEEEEGEEGEGEG
- the NADK gene encoding NAD kinase isoform X2 → MEMEQEKVNMSKALSADSGSYRCSACHGDEDWGSKHPIRGRAKSRSLSASPALASAKEFRRTRSLHGPCPVTTFGPKACVLQNPQTIMHIQDPASQRLTWNKSPKSVLVIKKMRDASLLQPFKELCTYLMEENNMIVYVEKKVLEDPAMVSDDNFGAVKKKFCTFREDYDDISNQIDFIICLGGDGTLLYASSLFQGSVPPVMAFHLGSLGFLTPFNFENFQSQVTQVIQGNAAVVLRSRLKVRVVKELRGKKMTMPNGISENGVLAADLDTEVGKQVMQYQVLNEVVIDRGPSSYLSNVDVYLDGHLITTVQGDGVIVSTPTGSTAYAAAAGASMIHPNVPAIMITPICPHSLSFRPIVVPAGVELKIMLSPEARNTAWVSFDGRKRQEIRHGDSISITTSCYPLPSICVRDPVSDWFESLAQCLHWNVRKKQAHFTEEEEEEEEGEEGEGEG
- the NADK gene encoding NAD kinase isoform X3 — protein: MEMEQEKVNMSKALSADSGSYRCSACHGDEDWGSKHPIRGRAKSRSLSASPALASAKEFRRTRSLHGPCPVTTFGPKACVLQNPQTIMHIQDPASQRLTWNKSPKSVLVIKKMRDASLLQPFKELCTYLMEENNMIVYVEKKVLEDPAMVSDDNFGAVKKKFCTFREDYDDISNQIDFIICLGGDGTLLYASSLFQGSVPPVMAFHLGSLGFLTPFNFENFQSQVTQVIQGNAAVVLRSRLKVRVVKELRGKKMTMPNGISENGVLAADLDTEVGKQVMQYQVLNEVVIDRGPSSYLSNVDVYLDGHLITTVQGDDHAFTGSKEHRMGVLRWTEKTGNPPWRQHQHHYLLLPASFHLRPRPCERLV